In Burkholderia savannae, one genomic interval encodes:
- a CDS encoding DEAD/DEAH box helicase has product MTSSNPLSPLNAIADQALSLPAAAPQTADGDRSEAASDEPTFASLGLSPEIVSALQAAGYVKPTPVQQRAIPAGIAGRDLLVSSPTGSGKTAAFMLPAIERFAQLQKAQGQQPRAPREGQPGERRSRRPQPVARPGLLVLTPTRELAMQVTTAASTYGKHLRRLRTVSILGGVAYGQQLMLLAKNPEILVATPGRLLDHLERGRIDLSELKMLVLDEADRMLDMGFIDDIDTIVAATPESRQTMLFSATLDGKIGSLTNRLLKDPERIEITQKIESSSNIAQTVHYVDDRDHKDRLLDHLLRDVALDQAIIFTATKIDADQLAGRLADAGFQSAALHGDLPQGARNRTIRALRERRVRVLVATDVAARGIDIPGITHVFNYDLPKFAEDYVHRIGRTGRAGRSGIAVSLVHHAEQGALKRIERFVRAPLPVNVIEGFEPRKAPPPRNDRGNGRGRPGGTGGRRFGGKPGQGNGRSGSGGWSGKPGGNRDGYGARRGDGQRGGPRRGNSAA; this is encoded by the coding sequence ATGACTTCGAGCAACCCCCTCAGCCCGCTCAACGCGATCGCCGATCAGGCGCTCAGCCTTCCCGCCGCCGCGCCGCAGACGGCCGACGGCGACCGCAGCGAGGCGGCTTCGGACGAACCGACGTTCGCGTCGCTCGGCCTGTCGCCGGAAATCGTCTCCGCGCTGCAGGCGGCCGGCTACGTGAAGCCGACGCCCGTGCAGCAGCGCGCGATTCCGGCCGGCATCGCAGGCCGCGACCTCCTCGTGTCGAGCCCGACTGGCTCGGGCAAGACGGCGGCGTTCATGCTGCCCGCGATCGAGCGCTTCGCGCAGTTGCAAAAGGCGCAGGGGCAGCAGCCACGCGCGCCGCGCGAAGGGCAGCCGGGCGAGCGCCGCAGCCGCCGCCCGCAGCCCGTCGCGCGCCCCGGCCTGCTCGTCCTCACGCCGACGCGCGAGCTCGCGATGCAGGTGACCACGGCCGCGTCGACGTACGGCAAGCACCTGCGCCGTCTGCGCACGGTCAGCATCCTCGGCGGCGTCGCGTACGGCCAGCAACTGATGCTGCTCGCGAAGAACCCCGAGATCCTCGTCGCGACGCCGGGGCGCCTCCTCGACCACCTCGAGCGCGGCCGCATCGATTTGTCCGAACTGAAGATGCTCGTGCTCGACGAGGCCGACCGCATGCTCGACATGGGCTTCATCGACGACATCGACACGATCGTCGCCGCAACGCCCGAGTCGCGCCAGACGATGCTGTTCTCGGCGACGCTCGACGGCAAGATCGGCTCGCTCACGAACCGCCTGCTGAAGGACCCGGAACGTATCGAGATCACGCAGAAGATCGAATCGAGCTCGAACATCGCGCAGACCGTGCACTACGTCGACGACCGCGATCACAAGGATCGCCTGCTCGACCACCTGCTGCGCGACGTCGCGCTCGACCAGGCGATCATCTTCACCGCGACGAAGATCGACGCCGACCAGCTGGCCGGCCGCCTCGCCGACGCCGGCTTCCAGTCGGCCGCGCTGCACGGCGATCTGCCGCAGGGCGCGCGCAACCGCACGATCCGCGCGCTGCGCGAGCGCCGCGTGCGCGTGCTCGTGGCGACCGACGTCGCCGCGCGCGGGATCGACATTCCCGGCATCACGCACGTGTTCAACTACGACCTGCCGAAGTTCGCCGAGGACTACGTGCACCGGATCGGCCGCACGGGCCGCGCGGGCCGCTCGGGCATCGCGGTGAGCCTCGTGCATCACGCCGAGCAAGGTGCGTTGAAGCGCATCGAGCGCTTCGTGCGCGCGCCGCTGCCGGTGAACGTGATCGAAGGCTTCGAGCCGCGCAAGGCGCCGCCGCCGCGCAACGACCGCGGTAACGGCCGCGGCCGTCCGGGCGGAACCGGCGGCCGCCGGTTCGGTGGCAAGCCGGGCCAAGGCAACGGCCGCTCGGGCTCCGGCGGCTGGAGCGGCAAGCCGGGCGGCAATCGCGACGGCTACGGCGCACGCCGCGGCGATGGCCAGCGCGGCGGCCCGCGGCGCGGCAATTCGGCGGCGTAA
- the tsaB gene encoding tRNA (adenosine(37)-N6)-threonylcarbamoyltransferase complex dimerization subunit type 1 TsaB, with translation MTQTVLLAIDTSTEFCSVALLVAAGQTADAASIRTWVRHERTGAVSSTRVLPAVREVLDEAGLAFADCNAIAFGAGPGSFTGLRTATGVAQGLAFGRALPVVPVGTLVACAQAARLNAGDAAGRVTRVLAALDARMDEVYWADYAWDDAAGDWREVAPATLAAPADVRVPDAPFVLAGNAVQAFGDRLPACARAQAIDPDALPHALPIAHVALRAYRAGRVVPADRAAPEYVRDKVAQTTAERLAARADGGGR, from the coding sequence ATGACGCAAACAGTGCTCCTCGCCATCGACACGTCGACCGAGTTTTGCTCGGTCGCGCTCCTCGTCGCGGCCGGCCAGACCGCCGATGCCGCTTCCATCCGAACCTGGGTTCGCCACGAGCGCACGGGCGCCGTGTCGAGCACGCGCGTGCTGCCCGCCGTGCGCGAAGTGCTCGACGAAGCGGGTCTCGCGTTCGCCGATTGCAACGCGATCGCGTTCGGCGCGGGACCCGGCTCGTTCACCGGGCTGCGCACCGCCACCGGCGTCGCGCAGGGGCTCGCGTTCGGCCGCGCGCTGCCCGTCGTGCCGGTCGGCACGCTCGTCGCGTGCGCGCAGGCCGCGCGCCTGAACGCAGGCGACGCCGCGGGCCGCGTGACGCGCGTGCTCGCCGCGCTCGACGCGCGAATGGACGAAGTCTATTGGGCCGATTACGCGTGGGACGACGCGGCGGGCGATTGGCGCGAAGTCGCGCCGGCGACGCTCGCGGCGCCCGCCGACGTGCGCGTGCCCGACGCGCCGTTCGTGCTCGCCGGCAACGCGGTGCAGGCGTTCGGCGATCGCCTGCCCGCCTGCGCGCGCGCGCAGGCGATCGATCCGGATGCGCTGCCGCACGCGCTGCCGATCGCGCACGTCGCGCTGCGCGCGTACCGCGCGGGACGTGTCGTGCCCGCCGATCGCGCGGCGCCCGAGTACGTGCGCGACAAGGTCGCGCAGACCACCGCCGAGCGGCTCGCGGCGCGCGCGGACGGAGGCGGCCGATGA
- the rimI gene encoding ribosomal protein S18-alanine N-acetyltransferase — MSGVLMTDRYLSPMTDADLDEVVEIERAAYEFPWSRGNFEDSLRNGYFGVCMRHVTGALVGYCVLMPVVDEMHLLNLCVAPAAQRSGAGLALLREAVRIACAERLDGVLLEVRPSNPRAIHLYERFGFVSVGRRRNYYPAKHRSREDAIVMRLALTKEGGAHGVG, encoded by the coding sequence ATGAGCGGCGTGCTGATGACCGACCGCTATCTATCGCCGATGACGGATGCGGATCTCGACGAAGTCGTCGAGATCGAGCGCGCCGCGTACGAATTTCCGTGGTCGCGCGGCAACTTCGAGGATTCGCTGCGCAACGGCTATTTCGGCGTCTGCATGCGGCACGTGACGGGCGCGCTCGTCGGCTATTGCGTGCTGATGCCCGTCGTCGACGAAATGCATCTGCTGAATCTGTGCGTCGCGCCCGCCGCGCAGCGCTCGGGCGCCGGCCTCGCGCTGCTGCGCGAGGCGGTGCGGATCGCGTGCGCCGAGCGGCTCGACGGCGTGCTGCTGGAAGTGCGGCCGTCGAATCCGCGCGCGATTCATCTGTATGAGCGCTTCGGTTTCGTGTCGGTCGGGCGGCGCAGGAACTACTATCCGGCGAAGCACCGGAGCCGGGAGGACGCGATTGTGATGCGTCTTGCATTGACGAAGGAGGGAGGCGCGCATGGCGTTGGCTGA
- a CDS encoding acyl-CoA-binding protein, whose translation MSDITAQFEQAQIDVKQLTERPGNLTLLRLYALFKQATDGDAHGDKPGFTDIVGKYKYDAWEALKGTAQDDAKKQYIELVESLKNGTAS comes from the coding sequence ATGAGCGACATCACCGCCCAATTCGAGCAAGCGCAGATCGACGTGAAGCAGCTGACCGAGCGTCCCGGCAACCTGACGCTGCTGCGCCTCTACGCGCTCTTCAAGCAGGCGACCGACGGCGACGCGCACGGCGACAAGCCGGGCTTCACCGACATCGTCGGCAAGTACAAGTACGACGCGTGGGAAGCGCTGAAGGGCACGGCGCAGGACGATGCCAAGAAGCAGTACATCGAACTCGTCGAGTCGCTGAAGAACGGCACCGCGTCCTGA
- the aceA gene encoding isocitrate lyase has translation MSRQQQAQELQKQWETDPRWKGIKRAFTAEDVVRLRGSIQQEHTLAKRGAEKLWTLINNEPFVNALGALTGNQAMQQVKAGLKAIYLSGWQVAGDANVAGEMYPDQSLYPANSVPLVVKRINNTLTRADQIQWSEGKNPGDEGYVDFFAPIVADAEAGFGGVLNAFELMKAMIEAGASGVHFEDQLASVKKCGHMGGKVLVPTREAVAKLSAARLAADVMGTPTVLVARTDAEAADLITSDVDDNDKPFLTGERTVEGFFRTKPGLEQAISRGLAYAPYADLIWCETGKPDLEYAKKFAEAIHKQFPGKMLSYNCSPSFNWKKNLDDATIAKFQKELGAMGYKFQFITLAGFHALNYSMFNLAHGYARTQMSAFVELQQAEFAAADKGFTAVKHQREVGTGYFDAVTQTVEREASTTALHGSTEDEQFFDGQKVA, from the coding sequence ATGTCGCGTCAACAACAGGCTCAGGAACTGCAAAAGCAATGGGAAACCGATCCGCGCTGGAAGGGCATCAAGCGCGCATTCACGGCTGAAGACGTCGTGCGCCTGCGCGGCTCGATCCAGCAGGAGCACACGCTCGCGAAGCGCGGCGCGGAAAAGCTCTGGACCCTCATCAACAACGAACCGTTCGTCAACGCGCTCGGCGCGCTGACGGGCAACCAGGCGATGCAGCAGGTGAAGGCCGGCCTCAAGGCCATCTACCTGTCGGGCTGGCAAGTCGCGGGCGACGCGAACGTCGCGGGCGAAATGTACCCGGACCAATCGCTGTATCCGGCGAACTCGGTGCCGCTCGTCGTCAAGCGCATCAACAATACGCTCACGCGCGCCGACCAGATCCAGTGGTCGGAAGGCAAGAACCCGGGCGACGAAGGCTACGTCGACTTCTTCGCGCCGATCGTCGCTGACGCGGAAGCCGGCTTCGGCGGCGTGCTGAACGCGTTCGAACTGATGAAGGCGATGATCGAGGCGGGCGCGTCGGGCGTTCACTTCGAAGACCAGCTCGCCTCGGTGAAGAAGTGCGGCCACATGGGCGGCAAGGTGCTCGTGCCGACCCGCGAAGCGGTCGCGAAGCTGTCGGCGGCACGTCTCGCGGCCGACGTGATGGGCACGCCGACCGTGCTGGTTGCCCGCACCGACGCCGAAGCGGCCGACCTCATCACGTCCGACGTCGACGACAACGACAAGCCGTTCCTGACGGGCGAGCGCACGGTCGAAGGCTTCTTCCGCACGAAGCCGGGCCTCGAGCAGGCGATCTCGCGCGGTCTCGCGTACGCGCCGTACGCCGATCTGATCTGGTGCGAAACGGGCAAGCCGGATCTCGAGTACGCGAAGAAGTTCGCGGAAGCGATCCACAAGCAGTTCCCGGGCAAGATGCTGTCGTACAACTGCTCGCCGTCGTTCAACTGGAAGAAGAACCTCGACGACGCGACGATCGCGAAGTTCCAGAAGGAGCTCGGCGCGATGGGCTACAAGTTCCAGTTCATCACGCTCGCCGGCTTCCACGCGCTGAACTACTCGATGTTCAACCTCGCGCACGGCTATGCCCGCACGCAGATGAGCGCGTTCGTCGAACTGCAGCAAGCCGAGTTCGCGGCGGCCGACAAGGGCTTCACCGCGGTCAAGCACCAGCGCGAAGTGGGCACCGGCTACTTCGACGCAGTGACGCAGACGGTCGAGCGCGAAGCGTCGACGACCGCGCTGCATGGCTCGACGGAAGACGAACAGTTCTTCGACGGCCAGAAAGTCGCCTGA
- a CDS encoding LysR family transcriptional regulator, with protein MDRFKQIETFAAVAAKGSLSAAAHAEGVAPAIIGRRLDALEERLGVKLLVRTTRKLTLTFEGSAFLEDCQRIINDMQNAEASVSAGGVKASGHLRVSAPAGFGRRHVAPLVPAFTDAHPDVSVTLDLSDRMVDLVNEGFDCAVRLGELPDSSLVSLKLGENRRVCVASPAYLARAGMPATLADLARHRCLALAANANQQRGWTFVDEGKIVSIRVSGPMECTDGAVLHEWCLDGHGLAWRSWWEVGADIAAGRLVSVLDAFAAPPIGIHAVFPQRRHLPLRVRLFLDFLKHTYERPGYWG; from the coding sequence ATGGATCGCTTCAAACAGATCGAAACGTTCGCCGCGGTCGCCGCGAAGGGCAGCCTGTCGGCGGCCGCGCACGCTGAAGGGGTCGCGCCCGCGATCATCGGCCGCCGGCTCGACGCGCTCGAGGAGCGGCTCGGCGTGAAGCTGCTCGTACGCACGACGCGCAAGCTCACGTTGACGTTCGAAGGCTCCGCGTTCCTCGAGGATTGCCAGCGGATCATCAACGACATGCAGAACGCCGAGGCGAGCGTGTCCGCGGGCGGCGTGAAGGCGAGCGGGCACCTGCGCGTGTCGGCGCCCGCGGGCTTCGGCCGGCGGCACGTCGCGCCGCTCGTGCCGGCGTTCACCGATGCGCATCCGGACGTATCGGTCACGCTCGATCTGTCCGACCGAATGGTCGACCTCGTCAACGAGGGCTTCGATTGCGCGGTACGCCTGGGCGAGCTGCCCGATTCGTCGCTCGTGTCGCTCAAGCTCGGCGAGAACCGCCGCGTGTGCGTCGCGTCGCCCGCGTATCTCGCGCGCGCGGGCATGCCGGCGACGCTCGCCGATCTCGCGCGCCACCGCTGCCTCGCGCTCGCGGCGAACGCGAACCAGCAGCGCGGCTGGACGTTCGTCGACGAAGGCAAGATCGTGTCGATCCGCGTGTCGGGCCCGATGGAGTGCACGGACGGCGCGGTGCTGCACGAATGGTGCCTCGACGGGCACGGCCTCGCGTGGCGCTCGTGGTGGGAGGTCGGCGCCGACATCGCGGCGGGCCGGCTGGTGAGCGTGCTCGACGCGTTCGCCGCGCCGCCGATCGGCATTCACGCGGTGTTCCCGCAGCGCCGGCATCTGCCGCTCAGGGTCCGGCTCTTTCTCGATTTCCTGAAGCACACGTACGAGCGGCCCGGCTACTGGGGGTGA
- a CDS encoding universal stress protein — protein sequence MFKHILVPTDGSDLSKKAIDGAIDLAQAVGARVTAYACLPQYPYSPFSEVVIEPPADFRERSEREARAHLADVEAAARRAGVACESTTSVHPSPYLGIIEAAERGGCDVIFMASHGRRGLGSLLIGSETQRVLTHTKIPVIVYR from the coding sequence ATGTTCAAGCACATCCTGGTTCCGACCGACGGGTCCGATCTGTCGAAGAAAGCGATCGACGGCGCGATCGATCTCGCGCAGGCGGTCGGCGCGCGGGTGACGGCCTACGCGTGCCTGCCGCAGTATCCGTACTCGCCGTTTTCCGAAGTCGTGATCGAACCGCCCGCCGATTTCCGCGAGCGCAGCGAGCGCGAGGCGCGCGCGCATCTGGCCGACGTCGAGGCCGCCGCGCGGCGCGCGGGCGTCGCGTGCGAATCGACGACGAGCGTGCATCCGTCGCCGTATCTCGGCATCATCGAAGCCGCCGAGCGGGGCGGCTGCGACGTGATTTTCATGGCGTCGCACGGCAGGCGCGGGCTCGGCAGCCTGCTGATCGGCAGCGAGACGCAGCGCGTGCTGACCCATACGAAGATTCCCGTGATCGTCTATCGATAG